AATTTGCCACTGTTTGAATTTCCTAGTCTTAAAATTTGTTTCTTCTTGCCTCTTTTCAATTTTCAGATATCAAATGTCCAAAGGAGCAACAATATGTGCCCTCACATGCACCGTGACCTCATCAGATGTCTGGACACCAGTCTTACGACAGTCGTGTTGAAAAATTATAGAGGCACAAAGTCACAAGCTAACTTTGCATCATTCTTATACTGAATGCGAAAATGCTGGAGTTAATGAGATTTGAAGGCTTAGCCTGCAAAGGAAACAAGAAGCTTATTGCAAAGCAGCGACGATTGCTTCATATAAAAGAAAGGGCCTCGAGAGGTGCattgttttgttttacatcttgTAGATGCCACAGCTACCCTCCACATATCAAGCATGTTGATGATTTGTCTAAAGGCGACCCCTTTAAATGTACATGTTGAAAGGAGACTCGATATCGATGTGTGTCCTCTACTCCTCTGGGTAGTGACTCATTTTCTGTTTTGTTCAAACTTTCTTATTTCTCTCGTTCTGTACTTGAGTGGGATTGTGCTATGCCCTGAAACTAGTGAAAAAAGCTTTCATTATTGCAGAATAATTTACAAACATGATGCCAATATCCAGTGATACTCTATGGATTGCAAAGTTTTTAAGATTATCTGGCAAAGGCAATTGCTATATAAATTGCACGTGTCTTCCTTTTCATGATTGGTCGCTTATGTAATATAAGAGAACGGAAAACTTGTTTAACCTATACTTTTTAGCTGTGCATGTGTTGCATATTTGTTAATCCTACCATGCGTACACAACCAACGTTTTTACTTTTTGTGTGGATATAGGTAGTGTAATCATTCTTTGCGCCAAGGTTGTCATCCTTTTTAGTTCTgctatacttcctccgtcctaaattactattcgttttagtttttctagattcatagctttttgctatgaatctagatacacgttatgtctagatacgtagcaaaaactatgtacctagaaaagttaaaatgaatagcaatttgggacgaagggagtaccTAAGATTGGTTTGGACAACCATATCTTACAACCTCATCCAGTGGACATGGGAGCAGCAAAATTTTGTCGATTCTAGGAGCTACGAAATTCCATACCTATAGTCATGGTAAACAAACTCAGGAGACATGACTAAAGGAAATAATTTTGAAGATCCACGTTCACAAACCTCTTTTAAATTGtggaaattattttttaaagagTCAACGGGGCTAGAAAGCCCACCTGAACATTGTTTCTTCAAAGAGATATTACAAGATCAAGAACTCAACCATCACTGTGTGTTGTCAATCAGGATATAATTTAGGTAGGAGGAGAAAGGGAAATACAAAGGATTACAATCTCAGCGCACACGCACTCGACACATGAGAAGCTAAAACTaaaaacaagaacaaagaaaaatGGCCGAGCTCCACCAAGCATATGGAAATGACAAACAAATAAGTTGCAAAGCAACCCAGCCCACCTCCAAGGGCATCCAGATCGCGAAAGGGAGTCAAGCGCCACGACGAACCAATTTGAGACCAATGAATGTTGGCAACGGGGAGGACTAAGCCCCGCCTGAATCAAGTCATCGCCATCCAATCGGTTCGCAAAGTGAACTTGACATTCAAGGTTGGCCACAGATACCTCAGCAATTCTCAAGTTGCCACCAAGAGCAGTGCCCCATGTCAGGCTGTGCAGAGGTAGAACACTGAACACCTCCCCGCACACCACGCACACTTTCGTTGCATGGCCTCTGGCAAGAAATAAAGGTAAAGGAGGTTGCTGGAGTGGGAAGAAACTTGTCGAGGCAGTGCAGAGCTGCATGTCACCTCCCATGCACCGAGCACTGCACTTTCATTGCACAACACTTGAACCCAGAGCTGCTTCACAACGCCACCACATCCGCCACGTCGGACCCCAGACCGCAGACGGTCGCATTGAGGCTTGAGAGGGGACTGCCCGGGGGCACAAGAGCAACTAGCTAGGGGTAGTGGGGCCGCGGGAGGAGGACAACCGCAGGCAGAACGGAGATGAGCACCGGCCAGCAGCACCGGTCGCCGACGACGGGATAAGCGCAGAGAAGGGGCGGTGCTGCTGGCGACacggggagggggaggaacGATGAGTGCAAGGCCCCTCCCAGCAACGAgccactcccaccaccaccgccaccctgCACCCACCCCCCATCAAAAAACCACATCGCCGGCGATAGGCCCCCGACCAGGAGGTCAGTGCAGGGGGGCCGAGAGCTGACGACGACTGTGGGAGGAGAGGTGCGTCATCGAGAGCTGACGAGTGACGACTGGTGTTACTTATCCAACCAAAAAATTGGACCAATCCAAATGCTGCGCCTGCGTCATTCTTGCTAGATGTAGTTTATTATTTAGTAAAAATACAGGGTATGAAGTACTAACCAAAACGAAGCTGATACATGAACCTCCAATCCTTTCTCAATTCTCGGGACATTTCTGAAGAGAGCACTATACAAGTGGAACTATACTAATGGAACGTTCTGAGCAAGCTACGGGATGCTGCTGAACTGGAGACGGTTAGGTGCACGCGAAGCTCTGATGCGAGCGTCATATCTCACATGCTAGCAGCTACCAGTGACCCAGTGAGCAGCGGTAGAATATTCTTCCTTTGCTAAAGAAAGCTAAGGCATATTCCACTGTGTTGGTTGAAGTCTAAGGATAGTAGGATACAGATATAAAATGTCGGTCCGGGCTTATTGCTAGTATTTTCTTCGCAAAAATTTGGCATACCAAACTGAACCCAAACCAGACCTACTCCATCAGCATCAGGATATATGTACCATTCACATTTCAGAGTGACTCTATGAAAACAATAGATCTGGCCAGAACTTTAGTTAGAATAAATTCAGACCATAGTGAACTTGATACTCAGTAGATTAAGCATCTGGCTGTGGAACAGGCAACATTGTAcggaatgaaaagattcattCACAAATATTTACAAGGAACATACTCTGGCAACACACAGGGATCATGTACACTAGTTCTTTCTAAGCATATCACACAGTGACCATGATGGTTAGCAATGCACCTTCACACAGGACGGTTGGCACCAGCCATCTTCAGCTAAAGTGAACACGGGTGTCCACTATTCAGCACTCTGCGAATGACGTCGGTGTTCCATCCAAATACAGAATCCGAGGAGCTGTCAACACGTCCAAGGAAAAGGGTCACCTGGAGATCCAGATATATGTAGAGAATCTCAACGAAAACTTGTTTGGGCCAACTAAAGGATAGGCCTTGTCACAGGCCGATCAATATCAAATATAGCACTCACCTTGGGATCATGATCTCGTGATTGAAAATTCTGTCAGGGATGGCAGGAATGTGGTCCTTTTTCTCATTGGCGAAGTTTATGATCTGGAATAGCACTTCGTTAAGCGACGACTCCAGTGCAGCACGTCTTGAGCTGGTCTCTTCCAAGTCATTCCCTAGGAGCATATTGCAGAAAATATTAGTATTACATTCCATATGACTAGGATAGCTTCATGAACGGTGTGAAAGTTTAGTTAACCAAATTACCTCCAATGTTTGCAAGCCGTTTGGAGCTGTTTGATTTGATGTATCTTTTTGAGCTCATGACATGCAAATTGATGAACCATTGTTCCCAATAAATGCGCTCTGTTTTGTTGACAAACCAACCTGGGTTTTTGCTCTTCTCATCAAAAAAGGACAGGCAAACCTGATGTTCAGTTCAAACACAAATTTTAATCAGAACAAAGGAAATATAGTTCAGCAGCAACGAAATTAAAGTGCATAACAATATCAAATGACTAGTGGTAGTCTTTCAGACCTGGCTTCTGCGATTTGGGTGCTTCTCCACCCAAGTAATAAACTGGTCTATCTTTTCATCTACTTCCTTTTCTAGCTCTGGTAGACCACATTGTACCTAAAGACCGAAACATGAAAGTAAGCAGCGGCAAAGAAAAATGCAAACAAATTTGCAATCATAATTTAAAAAGTTGCTAGACTACAAGCAGAAAATATGCAAAGTGATCATATTTCGATGAAACATCTGGAATCTGGCAACATGATTAAGTTGGAAATTGATACAGAAAAAGGACACTTACTCAAACACTTGTTAAAATGTTATACAGTGAAACCTAAATTTAAAAGTTCTAGATCTCTAACATGCAGAACATCTACTTTCTGTCTGCAGTACCTATGAAGCAGTTGATAACTTGTCTCTGTTGATTCCGAGTATGGTACCATACCTAAACTTAATTTCACATAGTTAGCTCCTATTTTGATTCAGTGATTCCATCTTACCAAAATGTAGATCTCAGTGTTACTAGCACTCTAGCAGTAATACTGAACCATGGTTCAGGGTCTACAGCTAACTGAAGCATAATGATAACACAACCGATTAGATTGGCCATAAGAATACTAGGAAACAGGAGAAGGTATGCATTCTTTGTACTTTGCTTCCCAATCATAGAATATGTGAAATGCCAGTAAACACTCTAGTTACAGATTTAGGTTCCATACATGTTCTGAAATAATTCCATGTCACATAATCCTGTAACTTATTGAATGCTCAAGGCTTAACTATTAAATCTTCAGAAAATATATGTCTTTGAAGAATATAGATACCATTCTCCCCAGGAAAAAAAATCTGGCTTACACTCATATATTGTGAAATAAGTAGTAGTGAAAGTGCATCTCAGAGACTTTGTGAAGCAAAAGCATTTATAATTTCGAATGGAAGTAGTAACATATGAATATAACTTGCAGACATCATCACATGCCTTCAGCAAATGAAATAAACCCAGATTTTAATGGAGGGAAATACTCACGTAAGTAATCTCAAGGAAATCACAGTCAACATCTTTGGGGCGAACGAGGCTGAGAGTTCTATGGAAGAATATGGTATGCAAAATGCCTGCAGCATATTCATATTTAGCATATCCATTAGCAGGTGCTATGTAGTATATAGGACACACAGAAATACTCCAATTTCTTATTACTAACAGCAGGAcctgaagaaaaagagaggcaTCTCCTGAGAAATGTCAAGACCTAGTCCAAGTGATAATGCATTGCAGAACTCTACAGACCTAATAACGAGGCCCAAATATGAAAACTTAGTCCGTAGAGCAGGAGCCCAAACACATAGAAAAGGTGAAGAACTCAGGAGTCAGGACACCTAGGACTCTCGAACCTATATAAGCACAACAAACTTTTGAATTATATACAACAATACTGTCAGAATATGATCTAAAGAAAAAGTAAAAATCCTTACTGCATTTATTTTCTAAGTGTCATAATATACAACCACAGAATTTTTGTTCAGTTTCACTGGCTATATGTCCATACAGCATTTATTTTTCCCCATGGGAGCAACCTAGGTGATCGCAGCCTAGTACTCCCACTAGTTTTCATCATGATTCCCTAACTTCGAAATTAGTGAACATGTGAATGAATCCAGTACATTAGGGCTCGGTGTCATGTTACTAGAATGTCATCTGTTCTGTTGAAACAAATAAAGGAACCCTTTGTAACGAAGAAGCAGAGATGGGAAGGGACTCACATCGCAACACATCCCTGATCTCCGTTGGCTCCAGCTCCTGCGGCCCAATAACCagtaaagaagaaaaagaaaatcgtcAAAATCAGCGACGAGAAAGGAATCGAAACAACCGGAGCGAAACTGAGGGAGGGGATGGGAGCGAAATCGGACCAGCTCCTTCAGCTGACAGGTTTCGCAGTTCATCTCCGCTCACGGCTGCTGATCGGGCGGAAGAAGTCGATCCAAGCAAGCTAGGTCTCCCGCACCAACAGGAGGGACAGTCGATCCGAGGCCGGATAAATCCGCGCTTCCAGCAGTCGAAGAGGggggttgggacttgggagaggTCGACGCTGCGACCGAGAGGAAGTTGAGGTGGCGTGCTTCAGCAGGGAAGAAGGATTCAGTCCAGAGTTTCAGATGTGTTCATCGGAGGTGTTTTTTCCCCCCCCTCTCTTCTCATTATTTCCCCAGGAAGTTGAGATAAGGGGCCTAGGGCGCATAGGACCTGCGGTGAAAACTCAAAACTGCCCCAAATGCGAATCGAATCCGACCGTATATCCGTTTAGTACTATCCAGTCAAATTTTGAATATTTGATGCATTTGAAACTTTTATGTGCGATGGAGCAAACTAGCTTGCACTTGAAAGGACTAGTGAGGAGGTGTACACGAAAAAATGAGTCCCTTGTCTGTCTTTAGAAGTAGATAATTTATATACTCTTTAATTATTTATATACGGTTATGATGCAATTTGTTGTTTGATGTAACAGGTTTGGTGTATTTACATAGACTAGAGTCCGCGTAAGGGTAGTAGTGTAAACACTATATGTGGCATAGATCCTAGTTGATCCATCCCACACTTCTCGGTAGCCGTGCTCATTCTTCCAAAATTGTGCTTAGCTCTTGGTCCTTCCCAATGGAAGCAATTGCACAAACATACATTTGCTATGTTGTATTCAACATAATCTGCCACCCATGTCAACTACTAGGCCTCATTTGGAAAGGTTTATTTCAACTTTGGCTTCACCTATTTTGCATAAAACAAGGCAAAACTATCTTGTAAGCAAGTGAAACTTTTATCGTTAGCTTCACCGGGTTTAAATCGTTTTAAAAGAAGCCCTCCCAAACGACCCCTTAATCGCACATACGAAGCTAAACTTTTTTGATAAGCTAGTTTTATTAATCAAAGTTACATTGAATCATACTAATACTTCTTAGCTCTGTTAAGACATACTTTCTATGTTTATATCTATAAGGCAAGGCGTGGTATGACTTGGCACAGTTTTTCAAATTATACTTTacccattcatttatcttatattatattgtttatggttataaactaatgatcattgtagagtatatttgattacgaatccgacaagtttacattataaaaataaaaaaaataattaatcaaaGATTGTAAAATTTAAATCTTGATATATGTGTGTGCGCCTTAAAAAAATGGTAGGAGTATATTGTATAGCGTGTAATTATTTCAAAATCTAGAAAAAAGAAAGACGGGTGCGGTGAGCAAAACCACACAACACACAACAGAGTCTTCAGCATCATCCACCACCGATGACAAGCACTTGGATTGCAAAAAGTGCCATTCAAAAGGCAAAACCTAACAAAGAAAGCAACAGATGCTGCCattgttagaaaaaaaaacggaCATTGCCATGATCCAACCGGTGAAGGTCAGAACATGATTTTTCATCCTGGGGTGAAAGTTCTTGGAACTCCAGACAAATTAAAAGCTTATGCTGAGGATGGGACACATCAGGATGATCCGCGGTAGCTCCATGCAGCATCAACTCTCGCTTGCCCACAGCAAATATTTCATCAGACTTAGAAGGCTCATGGGATTCTATGCGCTCTTGTTCACACTCCAGTCTATGGCTTGTGAGAGTGCACAAGTGTATCCAATTGAACAGGAGCCCACAATGTGTTTCCTTGGCAGGTTTGCTCCTGAAACATGGCTGAGTTAAGCTTGTTTTGCATCGTTTTGAAAGCTTAAGATTTTCTACATGTACAATTTAAATGCTACTAGAATAATCCTTATACTCCTGCACAACCTACAAttatattccctccgtcccatgaATAGAGCAATCCTAATTTTTTTACATATTAGTGATAGCATGAAAAAACTAACATACCCTCATTTATTGACCACATGTAGTTAGTTTTGGCATACAGATCAAATAAATCACTTAAGGTTCCTACTATTACGgtttttttgttgaatttttttcaAACATCAGAATTGCATTTTGCATGGAACAGATAGTCACGGGACTCGATAATGATGGGATGTGTTTTGCACTGCCCTTTtgcaaaaacaaagaaagaaaaaggttgGCAAGTCCCCTGGGTTGCCAAAAGATTTAGTACCCGGGCCTCCTTTCTTTCTGGGGTTCCGTCCTCAGCATAAGCTTTTTTCTGGAGCATGTTGATTACATTCTAGGAAACATTCATTCTGTTCCTATAGAAGCATGTTGGAACTGAACATGGCTGTGGCTGTGGCGACATCCATTA
Above is a genomic segment from Setaria viridis chromosome 4, Setaria_viridis_v4.0, whole genome shotgun sequence containing:
- the LOC117851268 gene encoding autophagy-related protein 101 isoform X2, whose amino-acid sequence is MNCETCQLKELELEPTEIRDVLRCILHTIFFHRTLSLVRPKDVDCDFLEITYVQCGLPELEKEVDEKIDQFITWVEKHPNRRSQVCLSFFDEKSKNPGWFVNKTERIYWEQWFINLHVMSSKRYIKSNSSKRLANIGGNDLEETSSRRAALESSLNEVLFQIINFANEKKDHIPAIPDRIFNHEIMIPR
- the LOC117851268 gene encoding autophagy-related protein 101 isoform X1, whose product is MNCETCQLKELELEPTEIRDVLRCILHTIFFHRTLSLVRPKDVDCDFLEITYVQCGLPELEKEVDEKIDQFITWVEKHPNRRSQVCLSFFDEKSKNPGWFVNKTERIYWEQWFINLHVMSSKRYIKSNSSKRLANIGGNDLEETSSRRAALESSLNEVLFQIINFANEKKDHIPAIPDRIFNHEIMIPSSSDSVFGWNTDVIRRVLNSGHPCSL